AGGGAGAGTTTCGACGCCCTCGACAGCTGGCTCGGCGAGATGAAACAGGAAATGGGTTCTCAGGCCAACATGGACAGCATCGTGTTCATCGTCTGCGCCAACAAGGTGGTCATGAGTCTCCTGCTGGAGAGCGGTTTTAAAACGTCTACGAGTTAACAGCAGGAAGTTAAAATGTCTGCTTCCTGTCTGTGCAGGTCGACCTGACCAAGCGGCGGGTTGTTGACGAGGGGGAGGGGCGTCTGTGGGCGGAGTCCAGAGGGTTCCATTACTTTGAGACGTCAGCTCAGAGCGGCGAGGGCATCAACGAGATGTTTCaggtacgcacacacacacacactctctcagcCGCTCCCTCAGGACACAGAAGGTCGTTCTGAGCGCCACGTGTTTGTCCTCTCTCAGGCGTTCTTCTCGTCCATCACCGACATGTGTGAGAACGGCGGGAAGCGCCCGGTGGCAGAGGTCAGCATGGCCTTCACCAAAGAGCAGGCCGACACCATCAGGCGCATCCGAAACAGCAAAGACTCATGGGATATGCTGGGGGTGAAACCCGGCGCCACACGGTGGGTCAACGCCTNNNNNNNNNNNNNNNNNNNNNNNNNNNNNNNNNNNNNNNNNNNNNNNNNNNNNNNNNNNNNNNNNNNNNNNNNNNNNNNNNNNNNNNNNNNNNNNNNNNNNNNNNNNNNNNNNNNNNNNNNNNNNNNNNNNNNNNNNNNNNNNNNNNNNNNNNNNNNNNNNNNNNNNNNNNNNNNNNNNNNNNNNNNNNNNNNNNNNNNNagacagagagagacagagagagacagagagagagagagagagacagagagagagacagagagagacagagagagagagacagagagagagacagagagagagacagagacagagagagagagacagagagagacagagacagagagagacagagagagacagagagagacagagagagagagagacagagagagagagagagagagagagagagagagagacagagagacagagacagagagagagacagagagagagacttttacAAGTAAAGACCAACTCGAGTCTCTCCAAGAAGCCGTTCATCACATCGCACACATTAACAGCTGCAGAGTGAATCATTGTGATGatttatggtgtgtgtgtgtgtctgtgtgtgtgtgtgtgtgtgtgtgtgtctgtgtctgtgtgtgtgtgtgtgtgtctgtgtgtgtgtgtgtgtctgtgtctgtgtgtctgtgtgtgtgtgtgtgtgtgttttcaggaagCTGGTGAGCAGCCAAAGCAGGAAGACGGAGCGGCTCCCTGCAGAGGacggcacacacacagacacacacacagacacacacacaggcacacacacagacacacacacagacacacacacaggactctTATGAACTCACTCACTTCTGTTTGAACtctgatgaacttttttttaaatttgtgtttagTTCTGATTTTTAATAAAGACCAAAAAACCTGACGGGCGCACAATGACCTCCGTCTgtgagtggaggaggaggagaagtgggCGGGTTTGAACTGTGACGTTATATTGGCTGATTGACTTgatatgttttattgttttgtttttatcactgTGAGAATAAACTTTTCATCACCATCATCGTCCGTCTCTGCAGCTGTACTTGATTCCTACAGTcacagcgccctctggtggacagAAGACAAACTACAGCCTGGACCATTTTTAAACTTCCAGAACAAGGTCTTTATTTAATGCTCTTAAACAATTCAAACACGAAAAGAAACTTCAAACTGTGTGACACTACAACTTCCATCATGCAATCTGCGCTAGCTTTATAGCTTATAGTGGTCAGCAGGAGCTTTTCTGGTTTAAGGTGCTTTATAGTGATTTTAGTGCTTTGCCAAAGGACTGAAGAACGCCTACAGCCTAAATACTGAAGAcctttttaaaagtaaagataaataaaaaatacaatgaacATGTTTAAGCTGCCatgaagaaataataataatgctttGAACTTCTATCAGTTTAGCTTTAGTGaacagatgagagagagaagaagcagAGACACGAGGAGGGAGGTTGATGTTACCACAGCGCCACCTGCTGCTCCATGAGGAGAAGTGTCAGCTGCTCCTGCACGTCTCTCTGCAACAAGAACACAGAGCATCAGATCAGATCCCTCTGAGCGCGTCCTCTCAGGCCCTTTATCAAACCAACCAGCACTCAGCAGTATCTTACAGGAAcggcttttttttgtagctaatgcattctgtaaaaatatttatgtagcctagattcttcttctttagttataTTCGTGTAGACgtataacaaaactattagattgagcctacattgtgtATTGTAATTcataatttcagttaatttattgtaatctTTAGATCAGGgcgtcctaaattaatgcaaagacaaggagactatcgttgaacatcagagcagcacaaagtctattttttattgttgaattgagacaaaacaaacaaaataataaataaatatgaacaacatgatttaatgttcttttgtttttgtgacagtccctgtaaatataaaacactttacaataaataaatataaatttaatCCTCagaacacatttgaagttgttaacgtctgtatgatgatattaaatgtctgtcttagttggagcagtgtttgaactcacaggttgcggtctccatgacgaccggacacaataggTGTTGCACGTGATGTGAACGTCATCATCGGAGCAGACTcactggtggagggttttataacccactaccacgCCCCGCTAACTGGTTTGGGATGGACTTAATATGGAGGACCCTCCGTGAGGATGCGCAAACCGAGGGGGAAAAAGACCCTCACCGTCTGCAGCCTCTCCTCtgtgcagtgcattgtgggagaaTAGTTTCCATTTGCTGAGTCAGTTTGAGGAAACTTTAAGTTCCAGTGTGAAGAAACTACAGACGACAATCAGGAGAAGTGAGGAAAAGAGTGTCTTAAAACGGAGTCGGAATCTTTCTggagattctgctcctgaatgctctggatttgtttggaccagagaaggtagacgcttTGAAGGCGACCCCCCGACATGgcctgttttggacgcccctcagtttgtcagatatgagagcagttatcaggtcaacaggtgttgcaacgatagaagcgggcaagagaagtggttcgggggggggagacagcttgaatttagactgcagtacccattttaaccactaggggtcagagttacatactgctcctttaatgttaaAGTTATTTTTCCCTTTTAGTTTAACATCTATTAAAAAACAGATCTGAATCTTTGTGTATCTAACGTGTATCAGCGtacattttcagtttatttcTACATGATATCAAAGAGTCATGGTGTGTTTAACAGACCTGACACGGTGAGTTTGAGTATCTGCAGGTGGTTCACTTCAAGAACCAAACACTCGTACGAGCTGCTGTCCGTCAGCCTCACGTCCTTCATCAGGATGGAGAAGTTCCCCTCGTTGTAAACGTTCTGGAAGCTGAACACTCGCCCTTTATACTTCTCGTTCTGCGTCTTGTGGTCTGGCTTTTTCTTGATGATGTCGAGCACCACGCTGCTGTTGCTGTCTCTCCAGAACACCGAGGTGGTTTCTGGGAGAGGATTTGTTTTGTAGTTACATGGCAACAGGACCGAGTCTCCCACCTGAGCCCGGGTGACCTGCTCACAGCTCACTGAGAGGGAAGATACAAACATCAGGACAAACACAGTCTCAAAAAGCTCCATTTTCAAACAAGTTGATCAAACAAATTCCACATTCCATGATTCTAAAATCCGGTCAGATGGGAGTTCTGAGTCAGCCCAGGGATCTCCTCCctaaaaacctccaaagggaggcgtccaggatcctgatcagatgcctgaaccacctcaactggctcctttagaTGTGAAGGAGGAAGGAATAATATCAGTAAACATAGAGACTCACTCACCTGTGATTGAAGCCAAGACAACGAGCAGCAGGATTTCTCCAGACCTGTCACACAGATCAACAGAGAACACATTAGactctgtttgtcttcattatTCAAAGTTACAGACTCCTCTTAGGAGCATCAAGTGAACCAACTGTGTGTACATAGAGTTTCTACATCCTGGAGTTTTTAACCAATAAACAGGGTTTATCAGTCATGTACTCTTCAAATCAAAAAAGAGACGTGTCATAATAATATCATTATGCTGTGGTGATAAAAACAAGCTGTCTGTGACATTTACATGTACAGATATGTAGGGGTCCGATCCCCAGGACATCAGCATGATGATATTTCAATGACAGACTAAGAGAGAGAAGTTCACTGCTCTCTAACCGGAAGTGGTTTAAATCTTCTGAACGTATCAAACAGAACTGACAACAATAATCCACCTGCAGTGTGAACACTGTTACAAACACTctcataatataatatatatatataaatatatataaatatatataaactcTAATGTCTTTAATGTGgtagtttgtctctgatgtggccctcataataataataataataaattagatttatatagcgcttttctaaatactcaaagacgctttgacaggaaacaacaaaaaaaactaagagaacaatacaacataGAAATAGTGTCAagagaagaggatgagagtcggtggttgtaggcggtgatgaaaagatgagtttttaaggatttcttgtaggaagtgagtgtgggggagtgtctgatgtttttagggagagagttccagagggtgggagctgcAATGGAGAAgaccctgtccccccaggaccgaaggttggtcctggggggggggggggggggggacaggaggtttgcatctgcagacctgagagtgcgggtgggagtgtgtcggtggaggaggtgagacaggtagGGGGAGCCAAACTCCGACAGAAGACTTTATTATAGATCAGTCACTGCACAAactgcctctctctccatctttaacaTGTTATTGTAACTTATATATAttatcattgttattattatttaggtctatatatatatatatatatatatatatatatatatatatatatatatatatacactatacattctatatttttattatattattatactagtctatattatataacatttcattatattacactacattgttcatattgcactatattatattatactatattatattatataactgcactctgcatcactgtggtacaacactgcctctcttctctgctctttacattacttgctgctattttttcctttgcatataccccctgtttttatttttatttatcttatataatctgtttaatgtgtattttgagctacttgtctgtgctgctgcaacacccgaatttcccctctggggatcaataaagtattatcctattatatatatatatatatatatatatataaaccaaGATGCTCCTGTAGCTACAGGGATGTTGCCAAAAAAGTTTCGTTTTTATcttaaatacaataatacatctaaatctaaatttacgcgtttaataataataacaataataataataataataaataataataataataataataacaataataataataaataataataataataataacaataacaataataataaataataataataataataacaataataataaataataataacaataataataataaataataataataataacaataataataataaataataataataataataacaataataataagttGTATTTATAAGCACCTTTCAAGACACAGAAGGACactacaacaatcaacattaaaaaaaaacaacgttggATAAAATCAgcatacaataaaataaatgaaatgtagtttaatctttacatttttatttcctaaAGTATTTCTCACGGTCATGACGTCACCAGGTAAACAGGTGTTAATAAATCATTACCGTTTATCGATGTTTTAATGTCTTATCTTAAGTAATAATTAACGTTCACGTGGATTAACGTGGTTTATATGAGATTTAAACGacgttaaacattttaaaaacaataagaagTTAAATATATAACGgttaaaagaagaggaaatgatgATGACTCATGTTAGCTTCACGTTAGCTTCACGTTAGCTCTCCTGTTTCCGGTTAGTTTGTCTTAAAAAGGAAACATCGCACCTTTTATACTTCCCTTTAACTGCTGTGTTCCCAATATCTGCTGATGTCATCACACCACACATGTCGTCACCTGAGGTCACCTGAGGTCACGGACAGACAAAACAAGACTTTCACAACCTGCTGGACGTGTTTAATGTTTACAGCAGTGATAAGAGGAGAGggcgggctttagtgacacagagctcctgaccgactcctCCTATTGGTTCACTCAGTAcatatcactgacatgagagggagggcgggctttagtgacacagagctcctgaccgactcctCCTATTGGTTCACTCAGTAcatatcactgacatgagagggagggcgggctttagagacacagagctcctgaccgactcctCCTATTGGTTCACTCAGTAcatatcactgacatgagagggagggcgggctttagagacacagagctcctgaccgactcctCCTATTGGTTCACTCAGTAcatatcactgacatgagagggagggcgggctttagagacacagagctcctgaccgactcctCCTATTGGTTCACTCAGTACATATCACCGACatgagagggagggcgggctttagtgacacagagctcctgaccgactcctcctattggttcagtcagtacatATCACCGACatgagagggagggcgggctttagtgacacagagctcctgaccgactcctCCTATTGGTTCACTCAGTAcatatcactgacatgagagggagggcgggctttagtgacacagagctcctgaccgactcctCCTATTGGTTCACTCAGTACATATCAccgacatgagaggagagggcgggctttagtgacacagagctcctgaccgactcctCCTATTGGTTCACTCAGTAcatatcactgacatgagagggagggcgggctttagtgacacagagctcctgaccgactcctCCTATTGGTTCACTCAGTACATATCACCGACatgagagggagggcgggctttagtgacacagagctcctgaccgactcctCCTATTGGTTCACTCAGTACATATCACCGACatgagagggagggcgggctttagagacacagagctcctgaccgactcctcctattggttcagtcagtacatATCACCGACATGAGAGGGAGGGCAGGCTTTAGAGACTCTTacggtctggagagagagacgagatgatttgttctttttgaacgaatcgttcacgaactacacatcacacagtgaagggagcagctcctccagtttacctggtgaagtgaagggagcagctcctccaggttacctggtgaagtgaagggagcagctcctccaggttacctggtgaagtgaagggagcagctcctccaggttacctggtgaagtgaagggagcagctcctccagtttacctggtgaagtgaagggagcagctcctccagtttacctggtgaagtgaagggagcagctcctccaggttacctggtgaagtgaagggagcagctcctccaggttacctggtgaagtgaagggagcagctcctccagtttacctggtgaagtgaagggagcagctcctccagtttacctggtgaagtgaagggagcagctcctccagtttacctggtgaagtgaagggagcagctcctccagtttacctggtgaagggagcagctcctccaggttacctggtgaagtgaagggagcagctcctccagtttacctggtgaagggagcagctcctccagtttacctggtgaagtgaagggagcagctcctccagtttacctggtgaagggagcagctcctccagtttacctggtgaagggagcagctcctccagtttacctggtgaagtgaagggagcagcttctccagtttacctggtgaagtgaagggagcagctcctccagtttacctggtgaagtgaagggagcagctcctccagtttacctggtgaagtgaagggagcagctcctccagtttacctggtgaagtgaagggagcagctcctccagtttacctggtgaagtgaagggagcagctcctcccgtttacctggtgaagtgaagggagcagctcctccagtttacctggtgaagggagcagctcctccagtttacctggtgaagggagcagctcctccagtttacctggtgaagtgaagggagcagctcctccagtttacctggtgaagggagcagctcctccagtttacctggtgaagggagcagctcctccagtttacctggtgaagtgaagggagcagctcctccagtttacctggtgaagggagcagctcctccagtttacctggtgaagtgaagggagcagctcctccagttatcctggtgaagggagcagctcctccagtttacctggtgaagggagcagctcctccagtttacctggtgaagtgaagggagcagctcctccagttatcctggtgaagggagcagctcctccagtttacctggtgaagggagcagctcctccagtttacctggtgaagggagcagctcctccaggttacctggtgaagtgaagggagcagctcctccagtttacctggtgaagtgaagggagcagctcctccaggttacctggtgaagtgaagggagcagctcctccagtttacctggtgaagggagcagctcctccagtttacctggtgaagtgaagggagcagctcctccagtttacctggtgaagtgaagggagcagctcctccagtttacctggtgaagtgaagggagcagctcctcccgtttacctggtgaagtgaagggagcagctcctccagtttacctggtgaagggagcagctcctccaggttacctggtgaagtgaagggagcagctcctccagtttacctggtgaagtgaagggagcagctcctccagtttacctggtgaagggagcagctcctccagtttacctggtgaagtgaagggagcagctcctccagtttacctggtgaagtgaagggagcagctcctccagtttacctggtgaagtgaagggagcagctcctccagtttacctggtgaagggaGAAGCTCCTCCaggttacctggtgaagtgaagggagcagctcctccaggttacctggtgaagtgaagggagcagctcctccagtttacctggtgaagtgaagggagcagctcctccagtttacctggtgaagggagcagctcctccagtttacctggtgaagtgaagggagcagctcctccag
The sequence above is drawn from the Labrus bergylta chromosome 24, fLabBer1.1, whole genome shotgun sequence genome and encodes:
- the LOC136178148 gene encoding T-cell surface glycoprotein CD4-like, whose protein sequence is MCGVMTSADIGNTAVKGKYKRSGEILLLVVLASITVSCEQVTRAQVGDSVLLPCNYKTNPLPETTSVFWRDSNSSVVLDIIKKKPDHKTQNEKYKGRVFSFQNVYNEGNFSILMKDVRLTDSSSYECLVLEVNHLQILKLTVSERRAGAADTSPHGAAGGAVVTSTSLLVSLLLLSLICSLKLN